ccccttattttaatatttatacctcttatttttatgtgtttgaatccattatttctttttataacttttcttatatgtttattattattttatttacatattgATATGGaagtctatttttatcttttcttcaataaagtcaataattttttgttgcttATCTCATACGTTGCATTCTACCGTTTCATCTCTGACtccttctattttcttcttgcatGTTTCTTTCCTCTACtactctcattttcttttacgGAGCTTTGATCCTATATTACAATGTGCAACTAAGTAGCTTGATTCACGACTTATTGTTATaatttgctttcttcttccataAACACATCTTGATCAAACATTGACAGCTCTTgcttgaaatttatgattttaacatTTGTTCTTATCTTCATATATATggtaatttattattagataaaaaagaaaatgtttggttacattttaatatttatgtgaataatttttaaaatttaaaataatttaaataaaaaggaagtTTCATGTGTATTAAACAATAAGTTCTCACATTCCTATGAAAATATCACTTTTCCACCCCTCCTCAtgggaaaataaatattgaaaaacatgaaaaaaaaaatgttaaattactcatttagttcctatagtttcACGATTCTTACCTTTTTTgtccttatagtttgaaagtgattttttcagtccctatagtttatattttaattatcttttagtccctatagttttgaaagtagtttttttagtccttataatttgtattttaattcacttttagtccctatagtttgaaagtggtctttttagtccctatactttatattttaattctattttagtccttaccatcaaaatatgagtaatattatcaattacaattaactacaaaaatattagcaagtaATTCGTAATTAATTCATcgtaagataatttgtaataaaaaaataaatgataatttataactaatttttagctaattatttttattttttgtagtaaggactaaaaggtaattaaaatacaaattataggaactaaaaatatcactttcaaactatagggactaaaagagaattaaaatacaaactataaggactaaaaagaatacttttaaactacagggactaaaagagaattaaaatataaactatagggactaaaaaaccACTTCcaaactataggaactaaaaagataagaatCATGANNNNNNNNNNNNNNNNNNNNNNNNNNNNNNNNNNNNNNNNNNNNNNNNNNNNNNNNNNNNNNNNNNNNNNNNNNNNNNNNNNNNNNNNNNNNNNNNNNNNatatatatatatatatatatatatatatatatatatatatatatatatatatatatatatatatatatatatatatatatatatatctttcattCTTGCTAATCTAATAAGATTCTGTGAAATAAATGCTCCGTAAGagatacataattttgaaacataacaacaaatattttattttttaaaataattttgtatattttctttatttttttcctcttattcTTGGTATTGTTTGTGAGGCACTATTCTTTGATTGCACATGTCTAATTACTTACTTACTGATGTGCCTCCAAAAACAAATTGGAATTTAGTTacaataatttgtatatttttttaataaaacttatttttaatattttaaataatgttgtattgttttatgttttggaaattatttttttgaaaagaaaattgttgaaattttttgtgtaaagccatcaaagatttttttattaaaaaaaaacatagatgaTTTTCATACATGTAGAAAGAATGTTGTGATAAATTATTGATGCAATTGCTTTTTGGTGAATGAGTGGGAGAAAACCCACAAAGCACTAGAAACCTTCCTTAGTGTTACAATTTTGTTACACAACACCCTTAAGCTATTACAAACTTGTTTCCATTAAATCCCAAATGGTCATGCACCCTGCACATGAGTGATTAATGAACAAATCAAACACAATTGCCCTTGTCTTCTTCGTGGGAACACTTGATCAATGAGTGATACATGGTAAGCCAAAGAAAGCTCATCTAGAATTTCAAGAACCACAAAAAATCAACTACAAGAGTAGTTTAAGCAAACTTTAGTTTACATAAACTTCAAGCTAAAAATAGACTAAAGAAAGCTCTTGAAATGAAAAGAACATACATCACATAAACAATATTCCACACCATATTACATTTGTAAATCACTAAACCAAACTCAATTGCATCATTGCATCATGTTACATTCAAAAGGTATCACAAAATCCAAAAGAaggatgaaaaattcaaaattgaagtcaaaagaaaaccaatatgaaaatatacaaGAAAAAATCTTGTGGCACACAATCAAAGGTcaacaaatcataaaaaaacaaagagacaaagaattcaaaggaccTTTCTCTTTTGGATTCCCTCCTCTCTAACAACTGCTTTGACACCAAAACCCTCCCTAACTTTACCATTCAACAAATCGCCAACAAGCTCTGTAACCTTGGTATCACTGACCAACCTCCACTACCACTCTCGCTCCCCATCCCTCCTCTAATGTCGGAAAAATCTCCATGCAACTATCGCAACACCTCCCAAAGCAGCGTGGGGCACATGACCAACTCAAGTTCAGCAAGAGGATAAGGCTTCGACACTAGCAAAGTTGTGCCTGTCGGATGCAAAAATTCAGTGGCTCATGATGGTAGGGTTAGAGATGCATGAATAGTGGACAACTTCGATTTCTactagaataaaatttatttggtggTGCGTTTAGGAAGTGGTTTTTGAATTTAGGAACTGTTGGGAAACACCAGCattatttctctctctatagACTCAAAATAGGCACTTAGcggaaatagaaaaaataagaatagagaATAGAAGAATGGCACCAAGAATTTTTAACGAGAAAAATCCTTTCAATGTGAAAGGTAAAAATCACGGGTCCAAGCCAATAAATATTTCCACTATTAAAAGTAAGATTACAATGACTCTCTCAATACAAGAGAATATATCTCGACCTCACTCAACAAGAATGGTTTACAATTTCTCTCAACTCTCACCAAGTGTGGTGAAAACTAGAACTCTCTTTCTCATTATCACTCTTGCTTTGCTTCTCTTTGGATGAGATGAGATGAGATACTCCAACTCTTCACAAGCcttcctatttataggagaggGGTGTGGCTTCCTTCAAGAGTGAGTGGTGGATGTCAATAAATGAGTTACATTCACAAAGCTCTTTGTAACTCTAATTTTCACTTTCCTAAGTGGAGTGTGTAAGTCTCAAGGACAAAGAAACCAATTCCAAGCCCTCGGAAAGTGCTCCACAACTTCCTATGCATGCCTTGGAATGTGCTCCTCAATGTCCTATGTATTTGAATTTACATGTTTACTTTAATGTGAACCAACCTTAATTATGGAGGAATTTCCAACAGGAACAAGCCCGAACAATGGTTGAGATTCAATGATGTTTGTGAATTTAGGAATGAGTCGATCTTTGGTGTGCGTCTAATGGTGGCCAAAAGGAGTGGGGTCGGGGGTTAGGGTGTGAGAAGTGTGAAAGGgtggggttttttttttcgaaattTCACTTGAAACTTAACAATGTTAGCCTAGGGGAGgcaaaattaatgaattttaatggAGAAGGTGAGAGCGTAATAAGTCCTAACCACAAAACAAATGTAATTTTCTCATAAATTAAtgtatatgaaaaaatttatctatAGATCATTAGGATTCATGTGTAAAAGTTTTGCCCCCTTGACATTATGTTCTGGTTTCGTCTAGTTTCATCCCTACTAAGTAGATAATCTTAACATTAAATTTCAAGAAAACGAATGATTAATATCAAAAGTAACTCTATTCTTGGAGTACGTTAATTCCTcccctctctctatatataacttttttaacttGCCCCCATTTTTAGGTCCACCCCTCACTATATAACCTCATACATACATTGTAGaatataaatttcattaaatGAAACCTCAACttgtaattaaaatgtaaatatttcAATCTTGGGTACCGAAGGTACCTtacaaatacataaattataaagaGCAAAGCCTCACACTTGGAGGTTCATTAAATTCATTCTATAAAAGGATCATAAAGTTCTTTCAAAATGacttttcaatattttcttttggtttgaTATTCAATGACCCAAACCGAAACAACCCTGTTCATCGTCAGGTTGGTTAGCTTTAAGATAGGCAAAAAGAATTGGAAGgaaaaccaattaaaattaattggttcaaatattattttttcccaAATCCTAACAAAACCGACCAGTGAACacctctaataaaaaataattattattgatataataatatttatacatgattttggtccctataaGTTTGCAcattttaaaccaaaaataaaaaaacatgaaactgcaagaaaaataaacatatttaagtccaataataataataataataaagttattaaatattattactaaATAACAATTCTGGTTTCCTTTTTATTCATGATATGAGATTATGGATTGACCCCAAATAGcaaattgaaaatcaaagaGAAATCAAAATTGCAATTTAGTCCACATTTTGAGATAATTAAGATTTTAGTCtctaagttttttcaaaactcaaTTTTTAGTCCTCACAAAAATTTGACCGGTCAAGGTTTCTTgacttttttcattaatttttcttattttttaaactaaagttTGACTAGTTAaggtttttttactttaaaattcaGTTGTTAGTCcttgaaattcaattaaataaataaaaatttggtggctcaaatatttatttaagggGGTGTATTAGATTTggaatttaaaacttttttagtataaaaaaatcctTTGAATTTGAAAAGATTTGTTGAGAATGTaacaactttttaatttttttaagactttTATGATTTCGATTTTATAGTTTAgattttaatagatttataaAACATGAATTCATAATATTTGTAAGGACTTTATGGGTTTACAAGATTTCAATGGACTCCATGAATTTTTAgaaaacattcaaaattataagaatctataaaaaaaataattgataaactacaaatttttttccactcataaaaATCCAACGAGCCTTTAACATCCATAATTTTTccatgaaaaataaatgaaccaCGTGACAATCTTTTTTGTATCCTATTCGATTCAACTTTTGAACATAACAAGTCCTATTCAATTGACAATTGAGGCTAGTAAATTAAGTTtttgttattgtaatttttttcacagcaaatgatttttttaaggaaaaacaaaatatagtagctgttatcaaaacaaaaaaacatccaTAGGTCATGAGGGAAGACACGCTCTAGGACAAGTGCACCATGAAGAATAGAAGATTCTGGTTGAGTCTTAACTTTGTACAATAACTATTTCcaaaaacatgttttaataaattagatgaGTTCTAGATAGCTTGACCTACCATTGTTAAAAATGATATTGTTCCTCATTAACCAAATCTCCCAACACATTGCATGCCAAGAAATATATCTAAATTTGCGGACCTTTCTAGTGTTGAAGCAAATCTCTATTTGAGTATATAACTTAGAATGATTATATTTGTATTAATAATGAGAAGTTGAATAAGGCACAATGAGTACCATAAACAACCGTAGATACAAAAAGATGAAATCTTCATGGACCAAAATGTCTAGGTGTCCATAATACATAAAtgattgtatttatattttaataataaaaagttgttatAGAGAAGCAAGAGAAATGAGAATTAGCCTCTACATGATAGTGACAAATTAACATGTGAATATTGAAGATTATCAAGGTATTTAAGGTTATGAAGTGTTGTACAAGAATGCCTATATTGCCTTCAAGAAAGAGAGAATAAATTATGAgtaatgagagaaaaagaaaaaaaaaagaatccaagaaaatcacaatattttttatgtatattttagaCTTTTTTACCCaagtaatacaaataaaataaatgtgtacACAGATAATACATCCCAACAAATAGTTGCCCCAATAATATAAAACACTTTAACCGAtttctcatttgtttttttacaatACTTTAGAAATCGGATTTCTAagttattctttttcttaatgCACCGATTTCATAATATGTCTAATTTAAAgatctattttatattaaaaattttatatcaatctaattttttctttatattggacaataaactaatatatctttggaaaaaaaacatatgtaaaacaaactataatctataaaaatcaaaatcattactCAAaacatgataaagataaaaatacaaaggaATGAAAACACATCTTCATAGTGATTTcctaaataaacaataaaataatatagtagaaatatcatcttaaaattgtttttttaacaacaatttctttttaaatcaacttatttcattttaaactacaaataaaattaaaagaaataacaaaaataatacagAATGTGCTGAAACTACAAACTATTTTCCgtttaaacaattttaacataaatatagataattaaaaacaataaaaacaatttaaaaaacaaaaaatgaaaagaaataacaaaaaatgtacTATACATGGTCTACACAATACACATGGTATCTTAATGTGGCACACACTTGACATAGGAGCACATACGTACTACCTTTAGCCATCGGGCTCCCAATAGATAAGTTATATCTAACCTCTCAATTATTTGAATCCACTTTATCTCTTGACAGTCATTCAATTATCTATCTACCAGTTACACATTATCTCACAATTATCTCTAAGTACTCAATTATCTACTAGCTTTGTTTATAAGTTATGTATTATCTCTAACCTTTATCTATAAGCTATCAGCTATTATCTACAAGTTGTTGATAATTATCTGTAAGGGCTATAACGGCCCCTACAAACAAAGACCCATAGTTGTATTCCACTCTTATAAGAATCAGGATCCTTCGAACCCTTAACACACCTCTCCAACACACATGCACACTTGCTTGCGTAATGCATACTTGTGTATTCATACTCTTTCTCTTATTCTCCTAACTCATGAGTGTTagagttttttgttttgcatgtcCCTACTTTTGTCCTTCTAAGGATGGTCACTCTCAGTTCAACGTGTGAAGTCTAGGGGTCCATCTTAGTAACGTCCAAGGGGCCATCTTAGTAATGTCCACCTTGACGTGTGTCGGTTTCGGATTTTAGTAAATACACGTGAATAGTAAAGTGTATCATTAAGGTAAATATTCTTTGAGTTGTATTATTTGgatggatatttttttatagtttttttggtaaaaaattcatatattttatattaaaaagtcaCATGAAATTCATACTAAAAAAATCAACcaaatctttatatttttaaatagcataagactttttttaagttgcgaaaaatcttaataaaatacctttaaaatttattattctcCTTAAAATATCCTTATTAAATATCACCATActtgtttatgtattttaaaagtcttaatttacctttatttttttttaatcttaattcaATGCAGCCGTTAGACACTATGaactgaattttaaaaaatttaggaacatgaaactttttttgttcaaaatacgaaaaatatgaaaaagtttaggaattaaacttaattaaccaatatttttttaacaattaactCCTACTCCTGTTTACGCAACAAATATTTAACCCGCCGCTAACTATGAAGCCCTATTTCAATTTGCAACTGCGATGGCGTCACATGGATGCCGTCGATGCCCTCGGCACACCGATCAGCCACAGCAGCACTGCCCCCACTGCCCTCTACGTCGTCACTGCTCCCACTGCCCTCTCCGCCGTCACTGCCACCACTGCCCTCTCCACAACCCTCACTTTCACGCTGTTAACTTCATCAAACCCCAAACTCAACCATATTTCCCTCCTCTTCCTCACTTCGCTCCCTCACCCCTCAAAACGCATCCCAATTTTGAGTCTCTTCATCATAACGAACAACCCTTTTCTTCTGATGCTCGGTAAGTTCTTgtattcttctctttctccgtTGGCGTAGCCCctctttattgttgttgttattggcCATAAAGATAAATTGCGTATAATGGTGAAAGGCTAGTGTGGAAGAAAACGGGATTGGGAGGGTTTTGGTTAAGTAAAAATGGAGGGAGAAATCAGGGATTGTGAAACCTAGAGGAGCGTGAGTGATGagtttttgaaattgaaaaatgtgattttcttttattattatgtttgaatTAGAATGCGGGCGAGCcttgcagcggtaaagttgcaCTTAGGTGAACGGTTGGTGGTGGGTTTGAATCTGAAAACAGTCTCTTTCTATATGGGAGGATAAGGCAGTGGGTTATGTTAGCCAATGTTTAAATTAGAACAATGACTTGTGTAGGTGTAGTGGGTAATGTACTTATGAGGAAAAACATAAGTGTTGAAGTGTGAAACCTATGGTTTTAAATTGCCATTGTAGTTGCATTGCAATTATTGAAACTAGGGAAAAACAGGCACTTCGTGCCTAActgtctttcctttttttttttttttttttatgcgtGGTTTTGATGTGGTATACTATAGTTATAGATTATGTGTGGTTTCGATGTGGTATACTATAGAGGCCGGAAATTGTGGTTATAGACTAGATGGTAATTGAAAACCATGCACAAGGGGGAGCATTCTCAGATAAGACATGAAACCATCCACAAGATATTGAAGGACAGCTATGTTGTGGTTGGAGAGTCCAATATGCTTGACAAACCCTGCTTTAGAATCCTATAGTTTCGATGTGTGTGTGACTTAGGTCCGATACCTTGCAATTGGATTCCAACATCTCGGCACCCTGATGCCTGAGGGTTGGTTGTGCACTAGTCTTTTGAGTTTTAATTGGTCCCAGGCTAACTGCGATGCTTGTGTACCTACCCATGCTGCATGATGTAGCTGAGAGAAATGGTGAAATACTCTAATTAATACCAATTGATAAGAATCTTGGGAGAACTACACCACAAAAGCTAGCTGTTGTAATTGGAGAGTTCAAGGTCTTATAAACCCCACACCAGAATTACTTCCAATGTGGGACTCAAGTCCCATATCTTGCAATGGATTCTAATAGAATTTCACAATGAAATATAGGAACAAAATTGGAACATCGTATTAAAGGCAACCTATTGTTATGATATGAATTGTTATGGAAGAAAATGCCTCTGATCCCAAATTACAGACAAATCTGTGCAGGGTTATGCAGATCAATGCTGTAATTGAGCTATCTCTCTCCAACTAAGGATTTTCCTTTAAGATCTCAAACCAACTATATATGACCAGTCTCTTAAAAATAGGATTTTATTCTTTGATAGATAACTGGCTTggttttcgcctaagcagaagcaaatcggagtatatggaatgtaagttcaacaaaagaaggagggtttctaacttagaggtgaaaataggagaccatattatccctcaagtcacacgatttaaatatcttgggtctgtaatacaggatgatggagaaattgaaggggatgtgaatcatcgcattcaagcaggatggatgaaatggagaaaagcattgggggtgttatgtgatgcaaaggtaccgatcaagctaaagggaaagttttatcggactgcggtaagaccggcgattttgtacggaacagaatgttgggcggtcaagagtcaacatgagaataaagtaggtgtagcggagatgaggatgttgcggtggatgtgtggtaagactcgacaggataaaattagaaacgaagctattagagagagggttggagtagcgcctattgtagagaagatggtggaaagtagacttaggtggtttgggcatgtagagagaagaccgatagactctgtagtgaggagagtagaccagatggagagaaggcaaacaattcgagatagaggaagacccaaatagactataagagaggttataaaaaaggatctcgaacttaatgatttggatagaagtatggtacttgatagaacattatggcggaagttgatccatgtagccgaccccacctagtgggataaggcgttgttgttgttgttgatagatAACTGGCTTGGTTAATTTGAATTTTCCATTGTTCTTGTCCCAAAAGTGTATAACTTATATGACATTGTTCCCTGTTACTTATTATTAGATTCTGGTTGTTGTGCTGTCATGATTAGCCTGCGAAATGTAACCGTATATTTCTGTTTTTGCATAGTTTGTTCTGTTGTATCTATTTTCTTGTTATAATTAGTAAAGTGGGAAACAGATTAAATCCTAGGTTTCAGTATGTCTATTTCGTGTTCTCTCTTTATCCTTTATCAAGGTATTCAATCTTTCCTCTGATGCTTTTGATTGTTTTCCAGGATTTCACTTGAGCTGGAGCATATAGTGCTGGATggtgaggaagaggaagatgagcCGGTTTTTGTTCTAACTGACGAATGGAGGGAATTCTTTGCACAATCTGAAGCTAGGAGAAAACTAGGTAGCCAATCTATCCTTAGCTCTTTCTCCTATACATAAATAGATTACTAATGCAGTTTATGTCTATTAATGTGTCTGAGTATTTGTTCTTCTGAATTCTTGATTCTCAACCGAACTTGCTGTTTAAAACTTGAGCATGTCATACTGTCTGGTGGGATtcgcttttcttttcttttttcaagtcAAAATCCCCTATAACTCAAGATCAAGTAAGTAGGGTCTACATATTCGATGTTACATAACTGAGTTTGATTAATCCAGATAAAAAGATTAGGAACAAGGCAATTATTAATAATCAAAGTCGTTTATGAAtctagtttctaatttttttatgcatgacATACAGAAAAGAAGCAGGGCAAGAAGGGAAAGAAGTGAATATAGTGAGAAACGTTTGCTAACAATACTTTTGGGTGGTCAAGAGGTTGCTCAAGGGTGGTTGATGACCATCCTGCTCTTTAGGATGTAATTAATTTCTGTTGAACTAGATGAGGATCAATCGTATGACGAAAAGGGATCGTGTCTGCAGTTATTAAAAGGATGAATTACTAATATTTGTAGTTCATTTATTGTTTGTAAgatgttgttatttttaatttccaatTACTAAAGTCCAATCCGTAAAGAATGTGTTTAAAATTGTCAAAGTATCCTTGTGTCTGTGTATTTGTATAAAGCATTTCTAAATTTTGTAAGATTAGAAATGCCGAATTATGTTTAGGACTTGGATTTTGCAGGCATAACGATTGgagggattttttttaattttaattaagtattttctgttttgataattttttaaaatgaagaaaataaaatgatagattGTCATGAATTTATTGTCAAcgtatatttttcttataaatatattgaatgctctttatttaaaaatagcttaaattttaattttggctCTTCTAGTTTGATGAGTATGTGACTTTGGTTCCCTGGaatttaattgagacatttggTTTCCTTGGTTTTAAGAATCCGTaattttggttaatttgtcaAATTGTACTTATGTGACACATTTATGTTTTGATTATTAACGCATAACTTCAAACAGTAAAATTGttaagtaaattataaattgattaaaaatttaataattattaaaaagaatttaaaccTAATCCAACACATCAGAAAAATTcactaaaggaaaaaatattgaagCAAACCCATCACAATAACCAAAAATTGTGaatctttaaaaattaagagaatcaagtgtttcaattaaattagattaaaattataatttaatcctAATAAAAAAGTTGCTCTCTGTTCCCTTGTGTAAACTTATATTCCCAATCATACTCTAAGTATTATTCATAAGAAAATCATATTCAAGTAGAGTGATAACACACCAATCATATTTTAACACATTATTTTTGCAACTAGATTTTGACCCATGCATCACGGGATAAATAGAGTTTAAGTATAAAAATGAGCATAAATGTTtgctaaataatattataacttttactcttttttttatctaattgttGCATGAATTCAATCTTAAATGtgatttgttttatataatagAACTGAACAATTAAACAACACTTACTaataatatgtttaaaatatgaaaaaccaTAATAGTATTTAATCTGGACACAAACATATAATAAAGTTGAATGGTATATTTAATCTAAGTTATTCGGTCAATCTGATTAACCTGAGGTATAAAAATAGACATAGACAATTAACAAAGAGGATGagaaattttacttaaattttattttttaaatctaattgATTCCACAATTATATCttaaatattattgattttttaatagaaaataattattgaacaACGTATACCAagaatatgtttgaaatatgcAAAACAAAGATGATATTAATATATCAAGTATAGTATTTTAACTCATGTTATTCATCCAATGTGATTTATCCAAGTGTAAAAATAGGTATAAACAATTGTCAATGAATAtgacaaattataattaaactttattttttgtattgaaCTTAAGTCACCATTGTATCTTCAATattattgtctttatttttttcttacaaaattgACTTTATTTAATGGAACTAAACAATTGAGTAACATTTACTAagtatatgttttaaaatatgcaaaaccacaaaaaaattaatacgtCAAATGTAGGATTTAACCTTTGCATAAACATACATGATAAAATTGAATCCTATATTTAACCTTTGTTATTCACCCAATGTGATTACCCCAAGTGTGAAAAGAGGCATAGGAAATTGATATAGAGCGTGATGAATttgacttgatttttttttatccaatttgcaccaattttatcttaaaatgtgAATGTCTATATTTAGTGGAAATGAACTATTGAACAACGCAtactaaaaatatgtttgaaatatgcAAAACTAACAATAGCATGCATAGTATTTAACCCATGCTATGgcaaattttactttaattttatttatttttatccaacTAATACCATAGTTTTATCTTGAAtgctattgttattatttaaatggAAATGAACAATTAAGTAACGCTTAATAAGAACATGTTTCAAATATGCAAAATTATGATAAGATTAATACATCAAGCATATATATGTCTTGTGCATGCATGCACCA
The Glycine max cultivar Williams 82 chromosome 16, Glycine_max_v4.0, whole genome shotgun sequence genome window above contains:
- the LOC100805855 gene encoding uncharacterized protein, producing MASHGCRRCPRHTDQPQQHCPHCPLRRHCSHCPLRRHCHHCPLHNPHFHAVNFIKPQTQPYFPPLPHFAPSPLKTHPNFESLHHNEQPFSSDARISLELEHIVLDGEEEEDEPVFVLTDEWREFFAQSEARRKLEKKQGKKGKK